Proteins encoded by one window of Ascochyta rabiei chromosome 1, complete sequence:
- a CDS encoding lysine permease: MAATQGHDDIVPKMDYHSSKSVAHSASDLEKQDAPQSDELQRKLSSRHLQFVAIGGTVGTGVFIASGSSINTAGPAGALLAYVFVGTLVYSVMMSLAEMATYLPIAGAFTQYASRFVDPSLGFAMGWIYWFSWSITYALELSAAGLIIQWWNQDLNIAIFITIFWIPISAVNFLPVDVFGEFEFWFASIKVVALFGFWIFAIIMNAGGVGPQGYIGFKYWDSPGAFAPYLADAPAVAKFVGFWAVLIKAGFAFQGTELCAIGAGESANPRVTMPKAIRNTFWSIFTLFIFTIFFVGILVPYDNESIAIGNTNAGSSPLVIAIQLAGVTALPDIFNAILLTVVLSAASSNVYSGSRILVGLAENGCGPAFLKKTTKRGVPYWSTAITALMGLLGYMNCSASGTEAFNWLLNIISVAGFIAWSCVCICHIAFMRALKAQNIDRDTLPFKSWGGAPMAWYGLTFTVIITLTQGFTAFVPWNVENFFIAYISLILFAILYIGHKIVYRSPLVKPAEADLVSGQFVDEVSETWEESSRSTWQKLMNKFSKS; this comes from the exons ATGGCCGCCACTCAAGGACACGATGACATTGTTCCCAAGATGGACTACCACTCCAGCAAGTCGGTTGCTCACTCGGCAAGCGACCTCGAGAAGCAGGATGCCCCTCAGAGCGATGAGCTGCAGAGGAAGCTCTCGAGTCGTCATTTGCAATTCGTTGCTATCG GTGGAACGGTTGGTACCGGTGTCTTCATTGCCAGTGGAAGCTCCATCAACACAGCTGGTCCCGCAGGCGCGTTGCTTGCCTATGTCTTCGTCGGTACGCTCGTCTATTCGGTCATGATGTCTCTCGCCGAGATGGCCACCTACCTTCCCATCGCTGGTGCCTTCACGCAATACGCCTCTCGTTTCGTCGACCCCAGTCTTGGATTCGCCATGGGTTGGATCTACTGGTTTTCGTGGTCCATCACCTATGCGCTCGAGCTGTCGGCAGCCGGACTTATCATCCAATGGTGGAACCAAGACTTGAACATCGCCATCTTCATCACAATCTTTTGGATTCCCATTTCCGCCGTCAACTTCCTCCCTGTCGACGTTTTCGGAGAGTTTGAGTTTTGGTTCGCTTCCATCAAGGTCGTTGCCTTGTTCGGCTTCTGGATCTTTGCCATCATCATGAACGCCGGCGGCGTTGGACCTCAGGGCTACATCGGCTTCAAGTACTGGGATTCTCCTGGCGCTTTTGCTCCTTACCTTGCCGATGCACCAGCTGTTGCCAAGTTTGTTGGTTTCTGGGCTGTTCTTATCAAGGCCGGTTTTGCTTTCCAGGGCACCGAGCTCTGCGCCATTGGTGCTGGAGAGTCTGCCAATCCCCGTGTTACCATGCCCAAGGCCATCCGAAACACGTTCTGGAGCATCTTTACCTTGTTCATCTTCACAATCTTCTTCGTTGGCATCCTGGTCCCATACGACAACGAGTCTATCGCTATTGGTAACACAAACGCTGGCTCCTCTCCTTTGGTCATCGCCATTCAGCTCGCTGGAGTCACTGCACTTCCAGACATTTTTAATGCTATCCTCTTGACAGTCGTTCTTTCCGCAGCTAGCTCCAATGTTTACTCCGGCAGTCGTATCCTCGTTGGTCTGGCTGAGAACGGCTGCGGACCAGCTTTCCTTAAGAAGACTACCAAGAGGGGCGTGCCATACTGGTCCACTGCCATTACTGCTCTGATGGGTCTTCTTGGGTACATGAACTGCTCCGCAAGCGGCACCGAGGCCTTCAACTGGCTTCTGAACATTATTTCCGTTGCCGGCTTTATCGCATGGTCATGCGTTTGCATCTGCCACATCGCGTTCATGAGAGCTCTCAAGGCGCAGAACATCGACCGCGACACTCTGCCCTTCAAGTCTTGGGGTGGAGCTCCTATGGCCTGGTACGGTCTGACTTTCACTGTCATCATCACTCTCACTCAAGGATTCACTGCATTTGTTCCCTGGAATGTCGAAAACTTCTTCATTGCATACATCAGTTTGATCCTCTTCGCCATCCTGTACATTGGCCACAAGATCGTCTACAGGAGTCCGCTTGTCAAGCCTGCTGAGGCGGACTTGGTCAGTGGCCAATTCGTCGACGAGGTTTCTGAGACCTGGGAGGAGAGCTCTAGGTCGACATGGCAGAAGCTGATGAACAAGTTTTCCAAGTCATGA